A stretch of DNA from Spirosoma endbachense:
TATTTGATAAACTATTTATACCATTATATTATCATTTAGTATATTTATAGATTTACTATACTTTTCAATCAGAGAAGAAAGTGTAGCGTCTAACCTATCATTTCGGATTACGGAGCGAGACTAGCATGGCTTCGTTGGAGCAGTAAAACGTCGACTGTCGATGAATGCAGGGAAGATAAAATCTGCTTCTTTACCAGCCTATAATTGGTGTATTGATAAAACCTGCTTCTATAAACTTAAAATAACAGTATAGGAAAGGGCGCTTGAGGAACGTTGATTGCGTTACTTTTTCGCACTTAGTTGACGATATAAAATTGCAGAAGGGTCAGAAAAACAGATCGGCAGCTATCCGAAATGTATTGCAGTGCGCTTCAACGATGTCGGTCAGGCGGGGTGAATAACCACCGCCCATAGAAACGGCAATTGGTAACCCAAAATGGATCGCCTGCTCAAAGACAAATGTATCGCGCGCTTTACAACCCTGCCGGCTTACACCCAGCTTACCCAGCCGATCTGATTTGAGAATATCCACGCCCGACACATAAAACAGAAAATCAGGCTTTTCGCGTCGGATCAGATCCGGCAAAAGATCGTAGAGTCTATTCAGATACGCTTCATCAGCCATACCTGTCGGCAGTTCAACATCCAGATCCGACTGCTCTTTTTTGAGTGGATAATTATCTTTCCCGTGCATACTGAAGGTGAATACACGTGGTTCCTGCTGAAACATTACCGCCGTACCATTGCCCTGATGGACATCTAAATCGATGACCAGAATCTTTCTTGCCTTATTTGTCGCCAGCAGATAGTGCGCAGCCACGCCAACATCATTAAGCAAACAAAAACCCTCCCCCCGATCAGGAAACGCGTGATGTGTACCGCCCGCAACATTCATGGCTACTCCGTCGCGAAAGGCAATATGGGTGCAGTCAATGGTTCCCTGCGTAATGATCCACTCCCGCTCAATGAGTTCGGGGGTCAATGGAAAACCGATTCGACGCACCATGGCCGGAGCCACCGTAAGGGTTTTCAATGCTCCTACATATTCGGCAGTATGGACGCCCAGCACCCAGTGGTCGTCAACGGGCAGAGGGGCAAAAAAATTATCGTCAGTACATGTTCCTTCATAAAGTAACTGTTCATGAATCAATTCATACTTAAGCATCGGAAAGCGGTGGCCCTCAGGCAATCGGAGCCGATAGACCGGCGAAAAAGCAATTTGAAGCATGGAAAATAAAGTATCCCGTTCGATAAGGATACGGTTTAGTTAACCCAACATTATCTAATTGTGTTACCAATCTGTATCGTTTGAACGTTTCAAGGGTTTATCCAACTTCTATGAAAACAGCTATCATTACAGGCGGAGGCCAGGGTATCGGCCGGGTTGCCACCCAGTATTTACTCACTCATGGATACCGCGTAGCCATTTGGGAGACCGACACCGACGCGCTGGCAGAACTTCGGGAAGCGTTCAAAGCCTCATCGGCGCAGATCCTGTTCGTTTCCTGCGATGTATCCAGTGAGGTGAATGTTCGGAAGGCCGCTGAACAGACATTTTCTCATTTCGGCCAGATCGATGCGCTGATCAACAATGCAGCCATCATGATCGAAAAATCGCTCGACAAATTAACCCTCGATGAATGGAACCGGGTTATCGGTACAAATCTGACCGGAGCGTTTCTTTGTGCCAAACACACGGCGCAATACCTGGCTTTGCAAAAAGGCAGTATCATCAATATGTGTTCGACACGGGCGTTTCAATCAGAACCAGACACATTTCCGTATACAGCCAGCAAGGGTGGGCTTCTGGCGCTGACCCATTCAATGGCCGTTAGTCTGGGGCCTGATATACGCGTCAATGCTATTAGTCCCGGATGGATCGACGTATCGGCACTGCGAAAAAAAGCAAAGGCAAAACCCGACGATCTTCGTCCCGAAGACCACGATCAGCACCCGGCTGGCCGCGTGGGTCAGGCCGACGATATTGCCCGGATGATTCTGTTTCTGATTGCGCCGGAAAATAACTTTATTACCGGTCAGAACTTCATAGTGGACGGTGGCATAACCCGAAAGATGATCTATGTGTAGACGAAACAAAACATCTCCTACCTTTGTCCCGTTTACTGCTCACACTTTTTCATCACTCCCTATGAACATTGAACTTGCCACCGCATCTGAGACGGAGCCACTGGAAGTCCTCGACTTACAGGTACTGGCCGGGCCGTCCTCCGGAAAATCGTTCCTGTCATTACGTTTCCTTCTGCGTAACGAACGAAAAACAAAGCACCTGCAAATTCCCACGTTAACGTGGTTTGATGCCAGTCAATTGCAACGTTTTTCACAGGAATTAGCGGTTGCTCAGTATCCCGAAATATGCCAGGTCGATCTGATCGATGCCGGTCTTCGCTTAACCGGCTCCGTACGTCGACTGGCAGGGCGCTGGACAACAGGTCGAACCGTTCGGATTGAACCACTCACAGCATCGGCCAATCAATTTGCTTCATTTACGATCCATGCATCGCATAAAGATGTTAAGACGTACGCTGGAAAACTGAACAATCGGCTCTGGGAAGTATTTACAAGAGGATAATGGTAGTTGGCTTTCGGTTACCCTATTCAGCTTATTGAACCAGGCTGAATTTTTACGAACTACCCGAAAGCTGTTTACCCAATCCGCTATACTAACGATCATATGGAAAACACGAACCAGGATGCGATGCTGAATGAACAGGGACAAACGTTCAGGCCAGATACGGGCGGACCCATTCAAACGCCCGATGAGGGAAAAATGCTGACCGAAGAATATGACCCAACCGATTTGTCTGGTGATGCCTTCTCAGCCCCAACAACGCCCACCGATGAAGAGGAAGCAATTACGGGCAACGATGGCACCGGTGCCGTTTCGGGTAGTCCTAACATGGAGCCTGACCGGTCAAACTACGGCAATAGCGATTCGCTCGGCAATAACGATGGCACCGAAGACAATCCGGAAGAGTCGGACTACTCAAATTGAGAAATCCTGATCATTAAGGAAAATTGGCAGAACAGGTTTTGTCAACAGAAACGGGCGACGTCAAATTATGACGTCGCCCGTTTCTGTTCACTACTATGTAGCCTGGACAGTATAGCTACCTGATTCCTGTCATTCTAAAGACCAAAGGCACTGCCCTCGTTGCGGGAAGTATAACCGGATTCAGTCGAACTACCAACGGAGCTGTCGTTATAACGGGTACCATCCGGGTTAACTATGCTCTGCCGGTTGAAGCTGTCACGGTCCGTATCGCTCCGATAAGCGTCATTATCATCATCACGCTCCGACGCTGCCCGGCTGTTCACAAACGATTCGGCCAGCACTGTTAGCTTTTTATCGGCATTTTTCTCTTCATCCAGCGTTTGCTGAAGTAATCGGGCGGCTTCAGTATAGCCGAGTACCTGCGCCAATGTGACAACCGAGCCATACGAAGCAATTTCGTGGTGCTCTATTTTCTGCCCGGCAATGATCAGCCCGGCATCACGAGTTAATGAACCTGAATCGGTATTTGATACAACCCGTTGGGCATCGTCAACCAGGCCATCGATTGCATCGCAGGAGCCTTCTTCAACATCGATACCGATGCTGCTAAATACCTGCTCCAGCCTTGCAACATGATTACGGGTTTCATCCTGATGCTGTAAAAAAGCATTTCTCACCTCATCGGTCGTAGAGGCATCAGCCTGCTCACCCAGCGCGTCTACGGCTTGCTTTTCAGCGTAATAAATATCTTTTAATTCAGTGGCAAACAAGCCACGAAGACCTTCCTGTGTTTCCAGATCGTTTCCACCAAAAAAATTTGCGATGCGTTCTCCAAACGTTGCCATAACTACTGTTGGTTATAAGGTTAGTTTATTAATTTGACCTAACCTTGTTGCCAATTCCATGCCAACCGCTGGTAGTCTGATGGTTACAGATTTTAGCGAGACTTGAGTGTTTCCATTTTTCTACATATTCCGTAGACTATCACTACAATTCCCCAATGCCAGTGGAACTGCGTGTTTTCTAAAAGATAACGATAAGGTAATAGTAGCCTTATGCAGGCAATCACATGCCACGGTTAATCATAACTCCCATACGAACCGTGACATGGCACTAACACAAAATGGCCTTACTTCAGCAATGCCATTACTGCATCATCGCCCACAACGGCGCTGGCTGGTCGTGGGTGAGCTGCATTGAATACCTGTAGCTCTTCTGGCTTTAGCAGTGTGTTCGAGGCTTCGTCAATCTGCCCATCTTTAAGGACTTTATTTAAGTCTAATTTGAGGTATTTGGCCAGAAAACGATAGGCAGCTGCGCGTTTGCTGGGGCCATAATCATGGCCTTCAGTGGGCAAATGCACATTTTCGAGCCGGTCAACAGCCCCATAATACTGGTAAATGTTGCGGACGTAGGGGAACTCCACTTCGGGTGTGTTTTTGGTCCAGTCTTTTCCATCAGACACCATAAGCATGGGCCGGGGTGCTGCCAGTGCAGCAATTTCTACATTGCTCGTCTGATGGGTTGGCCGTTTATGAATGGGCATCCCGCTTTCGCAAACGCAGCCGCCGAAAAAATGAGCCGACACCATAACGACCGGCACCGACACTTTTATTCGCTGGTCGAGCGCGGTGAGCAGAAACGTTTGCGTACCCCCACCTGATTCGCCCGACATACCAATTCGTTCGGTATCGACGTCGGGCAGGCTGGCTAGAAAATCTAATGCCCGCATCCCATTCAGGGTCTGTAGTTTTAGAGCCTGCGGAACTTTATGAGCACTTTGTTTCGAATCGCCATAGCCGAGCATGTCGTAGATGAACACAACAGCACCCATCCGGGCCAATATCGCACATCGCTGTTGTGCCTGCTCCAGAAAACGGGCATCCTGATTGGCGGCATGACCATGTGGGCAAAGAATTCCAGCCGATTTGCCCGTTTCGTTAAGTGGTCGATATAGATTACCCGTTACAAAAAAACCCGGCAGGCTCTCGAAAGCCACATTCTCGACGGTATAACCATTCATTTTTTTCAGGCTGTGGCGGATTGGACGAAGTGGCGCAAACTGCGGCTTTTTCGGTAAGCTCATACCGTCGCGAATGCCCTGCCGAATCAGTGAAGCCCTTGTCTCCCAGGTAGCCCGATCATGGTAGGTTCCCGCAAAAGTACGTAAGGCTTCGGCCCCCTGCGGTTCGGTAAAATAGGCTCCCTGGCACAAATCCGGGCGATCTGGGTTTGGCTGTGCAGTGGCCCCTAGTGTCAGTAACAAACTACCGATTGCAATGATATTCCGGATGTACATGATAAATGAATGAATGGATCAGCTTTATAGAAAACTGATTCGTTGCTTGTCTTATTTTTCAAACTGAACAATTTTCCTTCGAGAATCCGGGCTACAATCCAGCTACTTCCGGGAAATTACTGGCCTGCTTTTTCCAGATCGGCCAGTGTCCAAGCCTGCGTTCTACCCGCCGTTTCCTGTCGTATCTTCCTGACCTCGTCGGTCTGAACAAAAGGCTTGAAATTCCGGCGTTTCAACACTTCGGGCGGAATACCGCCGTTGGCCGGGCGGGGTGTCGTCGACGGTGGACTTGGCGGGAAATTGCCGGTATAGCCAAACTCATACCGAATATAACTCAGTACAGAGGCAATCCATTCATCGTCGTTGGCTGCCATCGACGGCATCACATCCGGATAATTTTTCTCATCGACCGGGCCATGTAAACCGTGCAGCAGAATTTTTATCAGCACATCTTTTTCACCCACAATTCGTTTTGATCCAAACAGGGGCGGAGCAACCATACTACTTCCCCCAACGGCCAGCCCTTTTCCTTCGGGGCCGTGGCAGGTAGCACACAATGTTTTGAACGTACTTGCCCCGGCCATCACCAGCTTCCGGTCCGATTCTTCGAGTCTGCCCAAACGAAGGCCGTATGTTTTAACCGCGTCGTTCTTGAGTTGGCTTTTTCGGGCGCCGGCCAGCATTTCAATCGATGTGTTCTGCTCTATGATTTCATTATTAAGGGCTTTAGCCTTAGCCGATTTGCTGTCGTGGGTCGATAAAACCAATTGCGTACGGACATCATAACTCGGATCATTTTTAAGCACACTCACCTTGTCCAGTACCTGCTCATCACCCTGCTTGATATAGCGTTCGCTGATCCAGATAGCTGCCCGACGAAGTTGCGGAGCTTCGTCTTTCATCACCGTAAACAGCACGTCTTTATCGATGGCATCCAGTCCTTCCAGAGTCCATAACGCATGAAGTCGTCCCAGCGTTGACGGTTTACGACTCAGCGAGCCCTGCTCGCCTAATGCAATTTGCTTCAGAACAGGAACAACCGATTGATCGCCCAGGATCACGAGTTGCTTTTGCGCATTGTCGCGCCACCAGCCATTTGGGTGATCGAGGTAGGTAATGAGTTTACTGGCCGATTCATCAAGCATCTTGGGTTTCGGCCCCGGTTTCATGCCATCATGTACCAATCGGTAAATACGGCCGTGTTGTACGTTTTTGTCGAGTCCTAGCCGCTGAATCTGCGGGCGAAGGTAACTGTCTTTCGGTGTCCACTGCGACTCCTGAATGATTCCGCGGTTCATATCGACAATGTACAGGCATCCATCGGGGCCGGTGTAGGTATTGACCGGCCGGAAGTTCATATCCGTCGACGCGATAAACTCCTGTTGTTTGTAGGCATTTTCTAATGTCAGTTTCCCGTTGGTATTGATGACCTTAGCCCGACGGATAATCCGGGCAACAGGTTCGCCAATCAGGTAATCGCCGACCAGGTCGGCCGGAAGCTTATCGCCCCGAAAAATGGATTGTCCGTTACTAGCCGTGAAATGGTTCAGCGTGCTATCGGGAAGCCGCAACCGTCGTAAACCTCCCTGAATATCGGGCGTGGCAATGATCGGCCATACGGCATTGAACTCCTCGCTATACTGATCCGGAAACTCAAGGGCACCATAGGCCGGATTGATCTGAAAACCCGATGCCGGAATTTCGCCACCCGCCCGCGAAAAGAACAGACGGCCGTAGTTGTCGTGCGTTAAACCCCACTGGCCATTCGATCCACTCGGAAGCGAATCGGCTTTCAGTACACCGTTTTTATAGCGATACCGCACCGGATCGACTGTTACGTAGATCCAGTTATCGAGGTTCCAGTCAAGGCCGCTCCGCTGGTGTTCGAGGTTACCGGGAGCCTTTTTCCCAAGCTGAAAGACAGGTTTTTTCGCATCGGCTACCCCATCGCCGTTCGTATCCTTATAGCTATAGATATCGTAGGTATCGGTTTCATTAACCAGCAATTCGTGATCGACACACAGAATCATCCGGGGCAGAATCAGCTTATCGATAAAGACAGAACTTTTGTCCATTTTGCCATCATTGTCGGTATCCTCCAGAAGCATGACCCGGCTAATTGGGTCGTGTTCGTGGGAACCGTCAACATCCTGCATGTAGGTGCTCATCTCGGCCACATACATGCGGGCATTGCCATCCCAGGCTATGGCAACGGGCTCTTTGATCATGGGGTCGCTGGCAACCAGCTCCATGTGATAGCCTTTAGGCACCCGAAACGAGCGGACACTCTGTTCGGGTGTTAGCTGCGCGGGCGACGGATTTGCCGTAAAAGCAGGAATTGTATCGGCTTGAACAGCTGGCGTTTGCTGAGCGGTCGATTGGTCAGCCGTAGTCGCTGATTTCTGAGCGACCCGACAGGTAATAACCAGCATTGAGAAAGCAATCAGACTTAGAATCGAAAGCTTACGTTTCATTGAGTATGTTTTTAGAGCATACTCAAAAGGGAATTCTGGTACGCTCTTACTCCATCTATGACACCTTTAATCGAAACTTCATACGCTGAATGATAACCAGTATGAGCGTTAGGATCACCCCTGTTAAACCCAAAGCGGCAAAAATCAACCACTTCATCATGTGGAGTGGCGGCAGTAGGCCCTGAGAGTCGAAGGCTCGGTATATAAGTAGCTCTTTTTGCAGAACGTTTATACCCGACACATCAAAAGTCTGATCGAAACGGATCTTCCGGCCATGTTTAAATCCATCGATTTGAATGGCGATCGTTTGTGAATCATCACTGATTCTAGTTCGGACCTGCGACGATGAAGGATCTTTAGCCATTGCAACCGTGCCAATACCTAAGAGCAGGCACATAATAAGCGTTTTCATGATAAGTTGGGTTTAAATCGGTGAAGCATTGAGCAAGGAAGGAGCCGGTTCCCTCCTCCCCGCCCCTTATTCTTTGTATTATTCGGAACGCAATGATTTTACCGGATTCATCAACGCTGCCTTGATGCTGTGAAAACTTACCGTTGCGAATGTAATGAGGATAGCGGCCAGCGCTACCACGACAAATACCCACGCACTAATCTCGATTCGGTACGGATAACCTTTCAACCACGTGTGCATACCAAACCAGGCTAGTGGTATGGCGATTCCCAAAGCGATGATAACCAGCTTTATAAAGTCTTTCGAAAGAACGAGGATAATAGTCGGTGTACTCGCACCGAGCACCTTTCGAATGCCAATTTCTTTGGTACGTTGCTCAATAACCATCAGCGCAATGGCAAACAGACCAATACACGACAACAGAATGGCGATGCTGGCAGCCAGACTAAAAACCCTGGACAACATTTCTTCATCCTGATACCAGGCATCGACGTTTTCATCCAGGAAAGAGCCCATAAACTCCGATTGGGGGGCTACTTCTTTCCAGACGTTTTTTAGCTTATCCATCGAACTCGCCAGATTCTGGGGCGCTACCCGAACAAAAACATAATGAATAGCCTCATTATGTGAGAGATGCATGGTAATTGGCTTGTTCTCATCGGCAAGGGAATAGAGGTGAAAATCAGAAATGACACCGATAATCTGCGACTTGACGCCCGATGTATCGTGATCATCCCGAAGTAGGGTTCCAACCGCATTCGCTTCCCCCATCATCTTGGCCATACTTTCGGTAATGACTACCCGATTTACCGAATCTGTCGGATAAGCCCGATCAAAATCCCGGCCCGCCAAAAGTTTTATATTCAACGTTTTAAGGTAGTCATAATCGACAAGCAGCCAGTCGGTTGCTATGTCATTCCCTTTGTAGGTGATACCGAGCACACCTCTCGCCGTGACCCGATCCTTGCCCTTTCCTAAATTGACACCAGAACCGGTTATGGCCAACACGGTAGGATCAGAAGCTAATTTATTACGCAACCGTTGCAATACCTGCCGCCCGTTTACCTGACTCCCTACCGGAATGCTGATTACCTGTTCTTTCTGAAAGCCAAGCGGTTGCTGCCGTAGGAAATCGACCTGCTGGAGAGCAATAATCGTACAGCAGGTCAGCAGGCAAGACAGCGTAAACTGTGTAACAATGAGTGAGTTGCGCAAAATACCGGGACGTTTCAGCGAAATCTTTCCTTTGAGCACTTCAACCGGATTAAACTTCGCCATCTGCCAGGCCGGATACCCGCCTGCTACAAAAGTGATCAGCGCAAATACGAGCAGCATCAACCCGATAAAGCCAGGTTGGGCTATGTAATCCAGGGTCAGTTTGCTATTAAATGTGGCATTGAAAACCGGTAAAAGTAGGTAGGAAAGCAATAGACCAACCCCAAAACCAATCAAACAAATCACGGTCGATTCGCCCCAGATCTGAACAAAAAGCTGCTTTTTCAATGCGCCCAGCGACTTCCGGATGCCCACTTCTTTAGCCCGCGTAAACGACCGCGCCACGCTCAGATTAATGAAGTTGATGCAGGCAATCAGCAGAATAAAAAAGGCAATACCCATTAACACATAGATCAAGGCAATGGGTGCTCCTTTTCCACCCGATATTTCCCGGCCAAAGTGAACGTCAGCCAGTTTCTGCAACCGGACCGCAAACACATCGCCCCGTTCGTCGGGTTTTGCGCCTTTCTTTTTGAGGTCATCCAGAGACCCATGAAAGTATTTGACAGCAAACGCCTTTAACCGACTTTCAAACGTGATCTGGTCTATATTGGGGGGTAATTTCACAAAGACCTGATGCGAGTTTGCCCCCCAATTGTCTTTCGCTGACTGATAATCCGGAAGATTCTCGACCCGAATCAGCGCGTCGTAATGAATCGTTGAGTTGTAGGGTGCATCAGCCAGTACGCCCGACACGATATATTGCTTTCGGTTGCCATCACTGCCGAGTTCTACGGGTTTGCCCATCGGATCTTCGGTACCGAATAGCGTCTGGGCCATATTCTCGCTGATAACCACATTGCTTAAATCACGAAGGGCGCTTTCCGGATTCCCTTTACGCAACGGAAAGGAGAATAGTTTAAAAAAATCCGGGTCAGTGAGATAGACGTTTTTATCAAAATAGTGCCCTTTATATTCCACCAGGCTTTTCCGGACAACAATAAATCTTGCTGCGGCCTCTATTTCCGGATAGTCGGTTTTTAAGGCAGGCATGAGGGGCAAGGGCATGCCTGCCGACCTACTGGCCTGCTCCGGATCATTCGAGAAAAAATAGGTCTGAAAAATACGGTCACCATCCTCATGAAAAGAATCAAAAGTCAGCTGTAAATAAGCAATCAGAAACAGGAACAAGCTGATACAGAAAGCAACAGCAAGGCCAACCACATTGATTGATGCATATCCTTTGCTCCTCCAAAGAGTACGTAAGGCGATCTTTACATAATTGCGTAGCATGTCTGGATGGAGAAAAAAGGGTTGAGGAAATTCATTGGTTTTATAGCGATGCGCCCCTTGCGAAACGGGGCTGGTTACCGGCTGCGCAAAATGGCCCACTCGTCGCTTCAGAAAATAAGGACGAATGAATTTGACGACCTCCACCACATATAACTGTCGTGCTTTTTGTTCGCCAACGTCGATTACCTGTTCGGCAAACTGCTCGTGCAGATCACCCAGCAGTTCTTCCAGCAAATGAGGTGGACACAACCATGTCAATAAGCGATCGGCCCAGGCCGGGGGAGTTGGTGTATGATTCGCCATGATTTACGTCAAAGAAGGAGTAGGAATAAAGTTCCAGAGGTCGTTGCGCACTGTCCGCATCTCATTCAGCGTTTGCCTTCCTGCTGCCGTAACGGTAAACAACCGCTTTCGACGCCCACCTCGGGTCATGGTGGCTCCGCCAAGTTCTGACCGAACAAAGCCTTTTTCCTCCAGCCTGTAAAGCGCGATATGTACACCACTGAGGCTACTGATTCGATTCGTGCGTTGTTTCAGCTCAGCAGCAATGACGACTCCGTAAGCGTCTCCCTGC
This window harbors:
- a CDS encoding histone deacetylase family protein, producing the protein MLQIAFSPVYRLRLPEGHRFPMLKYELIHEQLLYEGTCTDDNFFAPLPVDDHWVLGVHTAEYVGALKTLTVAPAMVRRIGFPLTPELIEREWIITQGTIDCTHIAFRDGVAMNVAGGTHHAFPDRGEGFCLLNDVGVAAHYLLATNKARKILVIDLDVHQGNGTAVMFQQEPRVFTFSMHGKDNYPLKKEQSDLDVELPTGMADEAYLNRLYDLLPDLIRREKPDFLFYVSGVDILKSDRLGKLGVSRQGCKARDTFVFEQAIHFGLPIAVSMGGGYSPRLTDIVEAHCNTFRIAADLFF
- a CDS encoding SDR family oxidoreductase, whose amino-acid sequence is MKTAIITGGGQGIGRVATQYLLTHGYRVAIWETDTDALAELREAFKASSAQILFVSCDVSSEVNVRKAAEQTFSHFGQIDALINNAAIMIEKSLDKLTLDEWNRVIGTNLTGAFLCAKHTAQYLALQKGSIINMCSTRAFQSEPDTFPYTASKGGLLALTHSMAVSLGPDIRVNAISPGWIDVSALRKKAKAKPDDLRPEDHDQHPAGRVGQADDIARMILFLIAPENNFITGQNFIVDGGITRKMIYV
- a CDS encoding YciE/YciF ferroxidase family protein, which translates into the protein MATFGERIANFFGGNDLETQEGLRGLFATELKDIYYAEKQAVDALGEQADASTTDEVRNAFLQHQDETRNHVARLEQVFSSIGIDVEEGSCDAIDGLVDDAQRVVSNTDSGSLTRDAGLIIAGQKIEHHEIASYGSVVTLAQVLGYTEAARLLQQTLDEEKNADKKLTVLAESFVNSRAASERDDDNDAYRSDTDRDSFNRQSIVNPDGTRYNDSSVGSSTESGYTSRNEGSAFGL
- a CDS encoding alpha/beta hydrolase family protein, which codes for MYIRNIIAIGSLLLTLGATAQPNPDRPDLCQGAYFTEPQGAEALRTFAGTYHDRATWETRASLIRQGIRDGMSLPKKPQFAPLRPIRHSLKKMNGYTVENVAFESLPGFFVTGNLYRPLNETGKSAGILCPHGHAANQDARFLEQAQQRCAILARMGAVVFIYDMLGYGDSKQSAHKVPQALKLQTLNGMRALDFLASLPDVDTERIGMSGESGGGTQTFLLTALDQRIKVSVPVVMVSAHFFGGCVCESGMPIHKRPTHQTSNVEIAALAAPRPMLMVSDGKDWTKNTPEVEFPYVRNIYQYYGAVDRLENVHLPTEGHDYGPSKRAAAYRFLAKYLKLDLNKVLKDGQIDEASNTLLKPEELQVFNAAHPRPASAVVGDDAVMALLK
- a CDS encoding DUF7133 domain-containing protein → MKRKLSILSLIAFSMLVITCRVAQKSATTADQSTAQQTPAVQADTIPAFTANPSPAQLTPEQSVRSFRVPKGYHMELVASDPMIKEPVAIAWDGNARMYVAEMSTYMQDVDGSHEHDPISRVMLLEDTDNDGKMDKSSVFIDKLILPRMILCVDHELLVNETDTYDIYSYKDTNGDGVADAKKPVFQLGKKAPGNLEHQRSGLDWNLDNWIYVTVDPVRYRYKNGVLKADSLPSGSNGQWGLTHDNYGRLFFSRAGGEIPASGFQINPAYGALEFPDQYSEEFNAVWPIIATPDIQGGLRRLRLPDSTLNHFTASNGQSIFRGDKLPADLVGDYLIGEPVARIIRRAKVINTNGKLTLENAYKQQEFIASTDMNFRPVNTYTGPDGCLYIVDMNRGIIQESQWTPKDSYLRPQIQRLGLDKNVQHGRIYRLVHDGMKPGPKPKMLDESASKLITYLDHPNGWWRDNAQKQLVILGDQSVVPVLKQIALGEQGSLSRKPSTLGRLHALWTLEGLDAIDKDVLFTVMKDEAPQLRRAAIWISERYIKQGDEQVLDKVSVLKNDPSYDVRTQLVLSTHDSKSAKAKALNNEIIEQNTSIEMLAGARKSQLKNDAVKTYGLRLGRLEESDRKLVMAGASTFKTLCATCHGPEGKGLAVGGSSMVAPPLFGSKRIVGEKDVLIKILLHGLHGPVDEKNYPDVMPSMAANDDEWIASVLSYIRYEFGYTGNFPPSPPSTTPRPANGGIPPEVLKRRNFKPFVQTDEVRKIRQETAGRTQAWTLADLEKAGQ
- a CDS encoding FtsX-like permease family protein gives rise to the protein MANHTPTPPAWADRLLTWLCPPHLLEELLGDLHEQFAEQVIDVGEQKARQLYVVEVVKFIRPYFLKRRVGHFAQPVTSPVSQGAHRYKTNEFPQPFFLHPDMLRNYVKIALRTLWRSKGYASINVVGLAVAFCISLFLFLIAYLQLTFDSFHEDGDRIFQTYFFSNDPEQASRSAGMPLPLMPALKTDYPEIEAAARFIVVRKSLVEYKGHYFDKNVYLTDPDFFKLFSFPLRKGNPESALRDLSNVVISENMAQTLFGTEDPMGKPVELGSDGNRKQYIVSGVLADAPYNSTIHYDALIRVENLPDYQSAKDNWGANSHQVFVKLPPNIDQITFESRLKAFAVKYFHGSLDDLKKKGAKPDERGDVFAVRLQKLADVHFGREISGGKGAPIALIYVLMGIAFFILLIACINFINLSVARSFTRAKEVGIRKSLGALKKQLFVQIWGESTVICLIGFGVGLLLSYLLLPVFNATFNSKLTLDYIAQPGFIGLMLLVFALITFVAGGYPAWQMAKFNPVEVLKGKISLKRPGILRNSLIVTQFTLSCLLTCCTIIALQQVDFLRQQPLGFQKEQVISIPVGSQVNGRQVLQRLRNKLASDPTVLAITGSGVNLGKGKDRVTARGVLGITYKGNDIATDWLLVDYDYLKTLNIKLLAGRDFDRAYPTDSVNRVVITESMAKMMGEANAVGTLLRDDHDTSGVKSQIIGVISDFHLYSLADENKPITMHLSHNEAIHYVFVRVAPQNLASSMDKLKNVWKEVAPQSEFMGSFLDENVDAWYQDEEMLSRVFSLAASIAILLSCIGLFAIALMVIEQRTKEIGIRKVLGASTPTIILVLSKDFIKLVIIALGIAIPLAWFGMHTWLKGYPYRIEISAWVFVVVALAAILITFATVSFHSIKAALMNPVKSLRSE
- a CDS encoding PadR family transcriptional regulator, with product MGRSYLGEFEELVLLAVAVLQGDAYGVVIAAELKQRTNRISSLSGVHIALYRLEEKGFVRSELGGATMTRGGRRKRLFTVTAAGRQTLNEMRTVRNDLWNFIPTPSLT